CGCCCTTCCCTCCAGTTCAGATTGGCACCGCACGCACCGCTCACAGCCAGGCAAAATCCGGCTCAGGCCATACCCTTGTGCACGGCAAGGTCCAGCACCATTTCGTGCCAGCAGGCGCCGCCGTGGTCCGACGCGCTCAGGCCCGCGTCACGGTAGCCCAGATGTTCATACATGGGTACCAGCCGATCCTTGCAGAGCAGCAGGATTCGCTGCTTGCGCATCGCCGCCCCACGTTCGGCATAGGCACGCATGAGCTGCCCGGCAATGCCACGCCCCTGGAACTGCGGCAGCACGGCCAGGGAAAAAACAACCAGATTGCTCCCGTCCGGATCATGCCCCACCAGCTTTTTGAACGCTTCGTCCGTGATATCGGTCTTGTGCGTAGCTCCGCTGTTGACCATGCCCACCACGACCCGCTTTGCTCCACGGGTTTCGGCCACTAAAAATCCCTCGGCATACGTTTGGAGACGCACCTGCACGGACTGCGGGTCCGCAGCCTCGGCCGGAGGAAAACACGCGGCCTCAAGAGTACAGCACGAATCCAGATCCCTGGGTTCGACTTGGCGTATCGCGACATCACCCATCACAATAGTCATAACTATTTAATATCCTTTCATCCATTGTCGTTACTGCTTCAACGCTATTTTCCATAGCCCTACCTGGCTTCGGAACAGCGTTACGGATTGTTACAAACATCTCAATCGCTTGCATTGCTGATCGTTCCAGGGTAGTCGAGTTTGATTCTCAGGCTACATTTCAAGCCTGCGCAACAGGTTACGGATCATGGACGGATCATGGCATGATACTGCAACGTCGCCCCTGCCCCCACTGCGGGACCACCACCTATCAGAAGTTCATCAACTGTCTGCGGTGTCCGCTTACATCCCGATCCTATTGGCAATGCCTGGATTGCGGCGGCAAGATTTCCGCCCGGACCATGGAAGCCACTCCCCAAACCGGAAGACCGGGCAAGCAGATTTTAAAAGTCTGACCTTCGTCGTTTTCTATGCCCTTTCCTGGGCTTCCTGCCGCCCACCGAAGACAACACCATATAAATAAAACATTCTTGTTTTCAGTCGATTGCAGAGGTAAAAAATCAATCAAAATCCGCCATCAGCGCCCCCACCTGCACCCCTGCCACTTCCGGCGTTTCCTGAAACCTGCTGCGCAGACGCCAGACAGCTTGATGCAGCTGGTCCGCGCTGATGCCATTGCGAATGGCGGCGTACGCCTCGATAAACGCGGCGATGCTGTCGCACATCTTCAACAGTTCCCCATCCTTGGGGTCAAACCCGTCCTTATTGAAACGCCGGGCCAGTTCCACGCTTTCCACGCGTTGCACCTTTCCGCCCCGCACTACGCAGGCCGTGAACTCGGATCCCACTTCCTTGCCCAAATAATATTCCAACCGGG
The DNA window shown above is from Paucidesulfovibrio gracilis DSM 16080 and carries:
- a CDS encoding GNAT family N-acetyltransferase codes for the protein MTIVMGDVAIRQVEPRDLDSCCTLEAACFPPAEAADPQSVQVRLQTYAEGFLVAETRGAKRVVVGMVNSGATHKTDITDEAFKKLVGHDPDGSNLVVFSLAVLPQFQGRGIAGQLMRAYAERGAAMRKQRILLLCKDRLVPMYEHLGYRDAGLSASDHGGACWHEMVLDLAVHKGMA